From Cryobacterium sp. GrIS_2_6:
GAGTAGTAGTTGTTCGTGTTGCCGACGAGGTCGGCGCCGTCACCCTTGCCATCGGCGATCGACGGGAAGCCGGTGTAGCCGAGGTTGGCTTCGGTCCACGCCTTGTCGGCGGTCTGCTGGGTGGAGTACTCCCATGAGCCCATGAGCTCGAAGGCAGCCTTGCCGGTGCGGAGCAGCGCGGGCGAGCCGCCGTCGACGAAGCTCACGGAGTCGAAGTTGGTGCCGAAGGCGCCCGCATCGATGAGGGCCTTGAGCTTGGTGAGTGCTGCCTTGCCGTCAGCGGAGTCCCAGACGGTCGTGTCGCCGCCGATGGCCTTCGTGAGGAGGTCGGGGCCGGCCACGCGGTCGAAGAGGTACTCGAACCACATCAAGGTCGGCCACTGGTCGGCGCCGCCGAGGGCGATCGGGGTGATTCCCTTCGCAGAAAGGACCTTGACGTCGGCGAGCAGGTCGTCCCAGGTCTTCGGGGCTTCGATTCCCGCATCCGTCAGGACCTGCTTGTTGTTGAACAGGATGACCGGCTGGGTGCCGCGCATCGGGATGCCGTATGGCACGCCGTCGATCGCGGCGGCGTTGAAGACCGAGGGCAGGAAGCTCGACTCGAGGGCCGGGTCTGACTTGATCATGTCGGTGAGGGGGAGGAGGAGGTCGGCTTTCACGAACGGCTGGATGCTGCCGCCGCCCCAGTTGAAGAAGACGTCGGGCGCCGCGTCGGTGCTGATGATCGTCTGGAGCTTCTGCTGGTAGTTGGCGCCGGGGATCCGGTCGAGGATGACCTGGACCTTGGAGGTGGCGTTGAATTTGTCGACCATGGCCTGCTCGACGGTGTTGCCTGCGTCTCCGTAGACGGCGACGTGGATGACATTTTCCGGACGGTTGCTGTTGGCGGTGCTGCCTGATGTGCCGGAGCACGCGGAGAGCGTGACTCCCAACGCGATTACTGCGGATGCGGCGACGGCTCGTTTGAGCCACCTGCTCGTGTTCGACATTGAACGCCTCTCAAAAGTTTCGGCAAAGTTGCCGAAAGTGATTAGGATGACTGGAGTCTATGGCGCAGGGTTTGTTGCGTCAAGCTACAAACCAAACGGATGCACGGGGCTGAGGCTTCGGGAAGAATGAGGCCATGTCGATCGTCGAAGAAGGCCGGGAGAGTCCGGACCGCGTGACCCTGTCGGTGATCGCCGCGCTCGCGGCCGTGTCGCTCTCCACCGCGTCCAAGGTGCTCAACGGGCGCGGCGACGTCGCCCCGGCGACGCGCACCCGGGTCGAAGAGCTGCTCTCCCGCAACGGGTACAGCCGGCGCGGCGACGCAGCGGCCTCCGCGCCGCTGCTCGAGCTCGTCTTCCACGAGCTCGAGAGCGTCTGGGCGATCGAGATCATCCGCGGGGTCGAGCGCGTCGCGCGGGCGAACGGGCTCAGCATCGTCCTCACCGAGAGCGGCGACAGGCACGCGCCGTCCGTGGAGTGGATCGACGGCGTGATCGCCCGCAATCCGGTCGGGGTGATCCTGGTCTTCTCGGACCTCTCGGGGGAGCAGAAGCAGAAGCTCGCGACCCGCGGCATCCCCTTCGTCGTCGTTGACCCGGCGGGGGAGCCGACCCCGGACGTTCCCTCGATCGGCTCGGCGAACTGGTTTGGCGGCCTCGCGGCGACCCGGCACCTCATCGACCTCGGGCACACCCGGATCGGCATGATCGGGGGCCCGGTCGACATGCTGTGTTCGATCGCGCGGATCGGCGGGTACCGTGCCGCGCTCGAAGCGGCCGGAATCGCCTACGACTCCTCCCTCGTGCTCGACGGTGACTTTCACCCGGAAGGGGCCCGGGTGCGCGCGGTCGAGCTGCTCGACCGGCCGGACCGGCCGACCGCCATTTTCGCGGGGAGCGACCTCCAGGCGATGGGCGTGTACGAGGCGGCCAGGGCGCTGGGGCTGCGCATCCCCGCCGACCTCTCGGTCGTCGGCTACGACGACCTCCCCCTCGCCCGGTGGGTCGGGCCGCCGCTCACGACGATCCGGCAGCCGCTCACCGAGATGGCGGAGGCCGCGGCGAATCTCGCGGTCAGCATGCGGCATTCCCCTGGCGGAACCGTGCAGCGGATGGATCTTGCGACGAGCCTCGTCACGCGGCAGAGTACGGCCCCTCTCGCCTGACTCCGAACCGATTCGACGGACTTTTTGGGTTTTTTGCGCGTGGGAGCGCGTTTGAAGCGCTTTCCGGGCAAAAACTCCGTCGAATCGGTTCGGTCAGGGCGTGGCGGATGCCGTCGGCACGTAGTCGAAGCCGGTGACCGTGACCGGGTGCCCGGTCTCGCCGCTCACGAAAGGCCCGACGAGCGTGCCCACGAAGCCGCCGGCGCGTTCGGTCGTCAGGATGGCGGCATCCGTGTGGGCGACGACGCGCGTCTGGCCGGCGACCGTGACCGCGAATTCGACCCCCGCCGCGGACAGCTCGGCGGTGAGGCCGAGGACCGAGCCCGGCGGGACGGGGCCGATCGGCACACTGCCGAGCACCGCATCGGTGCCGGCCGCGCGCGCGATCGCGGTCGCCGCCCAGCCGGCCGGCGCGTGCGCAAGCGCGAGGCGCAGGCCGAAATCCTCGCTCTGCCGCAGGGCGAGCCCGGCCGTGGCCCCCGGGTGCGGCAGTACCAGGCGGATACCGGCCCGCACGTCGAGATGCCGCAAACGGTACCCGAGGAACGCGGCCGGCGTCCTCGTCACGGCCCGTGGCGCCGATGTCGACCCGGCCGGGGCCTGTGGCGCAGGAGGCTCGAAATGCAAGCCGGCCGCCGAGGTGTGCGCTCCCGGCACCGGCCCGCGCACGCCGAGCCAGTGCGCCGCGAGCGGGCCCGGCGGGAATGTGTCGCGCAGTTCGGCCGGGGTGGGCGCATCCGCGCTCGTGAACGGTGTGCTGCCGCGCTCGCCGAGCCGGCCTGCACCCGGGTTGAACACGGGCCAGCCCGACTCCCAGGCGACGGGTGCGAGGAAGGTCTCCCTTCCGAGCACGTGGCCGCCCGCGCGGCTGCGCACGCCGAGGGCGAGGGCCCACCAGGAGCCGTCCCCTGCCTCGACGAGGTCGGCGTGCCCGACGTTCTGCACGCACGCGGTGGCTCCCAGCTGGCGGTGGCTCAGGATCGGGTTGGCGGGGTTCCCGACGTACGGGCCCGTGACGGACCGCGACCTGGCGACCGAGACGGCGTGGTTCCGTTCGGTGCCGCCCTCGGCGGCGAGGAGGTAGATCCACCCGTCGTGCGCGAAGAGGTGCGGGCCCTCCGCCCACACCGCACCGGCAACCGCGCCATTCCAGAGGATGTGCTCCGGGCCGAAGAGTCGCCCGACGACCGGGTCGAGCTCGCGGAGCCAGATCTCGGTCTGGCCGGGGTATGCGCCGGGTTCGACGAGGCGGCAGCCGGCCCACCAGACCCTGCCCTCGTGGAAGAAGACCGTCGGATCGATGCCGCGCGCGCTCTCGAGGAACACCGGATCGGACCAGGGGCCGGCCGGGTCGGTCGCGGTGAGGAAGAACGACGCGTCCGCCGCGCCGCCGACAACGGTGCAGGCGAGGAAGAACAGACCGTCGTGATGGCGCAGGGTCGGCGCATAGAGGCCGCCGGAGTCCGGCACCCCGGCGAGGTCGAGCAGGCCGGCCTGCCCGGTGCGGTCGATCGCGTGGCCGAGGGGCGTCCAGGTGACGAGGTCGGTGCTCGAGTGCACCGGGAGGCCGGGGAAGTACTCGAACGACGAATTGGCAAGGTAGAAGGTGTCGCCGACCCGGCAGACCGAGGGATCGGGGTACATTCCGGGCAGGACCGGATTCGCGAAGACCGTCATGCCTGACCACCCTAGTGACCGGACTGTCGGCATCCGTGACCCCTGACCCGTTTAAGTAGAATCTCACAACAAACCCGGGACGGGATGGTTCTGGTCCATTGGTTCATGGGTCAGACTGTGCCACAAGACATTTATTTTCGGGAAGCGAGGTCGGCGTCATGGCGAGCATCCACGACGTTGCGCGGGTTGCCGGTGTCTCGATCAGCACGGTGTCCTACGCGCTGTCCGGCAAGCGGTCGATCGCGGCATCCACTCGGCTGCGCGTGCTCGATGCCGTCGAGAGTCTCGGCTATCGTCCGAACGCAGGGGCGAGGATGCTCGCGGGCACCCGCACCAACATCTTCGCCCTCACGGCGCCTTTTCACGCGGATACCTATGCGCCGGCGCACATGGCCTTCGTGCTCGCGGTCGCGCAGGCCGCCCGCGAACACGACTACGACGTGCTGCTGCTCACCCAGGACGAGGCGACGAGCGGGTTGCGCCGGGTGGCGTCGAGCAGTCTCGTCGACGGCATCATCGTGCTCGACGTGGCGGGCGACGACGACAGGGTCGCGGTCATCCGCGAGCTCGGCGTACCGGCGACCTTCATCGGGATTCCGCGGGATGCTGCCGGTCTCGTCTGCGTCGACCTCGACTTCGAGGCCGCTGCGGCGCTCGCGGTCGAGAAGCTGGTGGCAGCCGGGCACCGGTCGATCGGGCTGATCGGGCACTCTCCCGGCGTCTATGCCCGCGGCTCGAATTTCCCGCCCCGGTTCCGCGACGGTTTCTTCGCGGCCGCTGCGGCCCACGGGGTCGAGACGGCGTTCGTGATGCCCGAGCGGGACGGTCCGAGCGTCCGGATCGCCCTCGATGCGCTCTTCGCGGAGCGCCCGGAGACGACGGCGCTCGTCCTCCATGCCGAGGAGAGCATGCACACCGCGGTGCTGGACGTGTTGCGTGAACGGGGCCTGCGGGTACCCCGCGATCTCTCGGTGCTTGCGGCCTGTGCGAGCTTCGAGACCGATCACTTCGAGCCTCCCCTCGACACGATCCCGCTCGTCGCCGCCGACTCCTGCTGGCGCGCGGTCACGCTCGCCATCGAGCAGGTGAGCGGTCCGATCGAGCCCCGCATCGAACTCGTCCCTCCGCGTTTCTACGAGCGCGGCTCGATCGCGCCGCCGCCGGATCGGCCCAGGGCCTCCCCGCGATCCTGACCAGCTCCCGACCCGGGAAGCCGGGTCCCACCGCCGGATCTTCTCCGGGAAGGGTGTGGAATGCCCCGGGACCTGTACCCTCCAAGTGGGGAGCTTCGACGGGTTGCCGTGGTCGCATTCCTCGGGCGAAGGTGACGATGGACGACTACGAGGCACTCGTGGCAGAACGGGACCTCCTGCGAACCGCAATCGACCGGGTCCCCGCCCTGATCGGGCACTGGAACAACGACCTCCGTTGCGACCTCGCCAACACCGCGTACGGCATGCTTCTCGGCGGTGACGCCGCGGCAATGCGCGGCCGGCATATCAGCGAGGTGCTCGGCTCCGAGCTCTACGCGACTAACTTTCCCATGGTGCGTGGCGCACTCGACGGAATCCCGCAGCATTTCGACCGGACCCTCGTCGACGCCGGTGGCGTGACGCGCCACTTGCAGGTCGACTACCAGCCAGACATCGCCGGAGGCTTCTTCGTCCAGGTCGCCGACGTCTCGGAGCGGATGGCGGCGCAGCAACGTCTCGGGGAAGTGCTCGAATTCCAGAACGCCGTCCTCGAGACGACCCCCGACCTGATCACGGTGTTCGACCTTGACGGGGAGAAGCTTCTCTGGGCGTCGAAGTCCCTGAGCGAGACCTACGGCTACAGCGTCGAGGGCCTGTCGGACCCGGCTGAACGGGACCGCGCCGTTCCCAACGAAGACCGGGGCATCTACCGCGACGCCCAGGAGCGAGTGCGGCTGGCCCTCGATCACGAGGTCGTGCACTGCCGGCACCGGATGGTGACCGCCGACGGGCGCAGCCTGTGGGTCGAGCGTGGACTCACCCCGTTCAAGCGCAACGCCGAGGGCCGCGTCACGCAATACCTGAGTGTGTCGCGCGACATCACGGGACTCGTCCACGCAGAGCGTCAGCTCGACCGGGCCGCGAACCATGACGACCTGACCGGCCTGGCCAATCGCCGGCAGTTCATTTCGGCCCTCGAGGAGGCCGTCGGCCGGGAGCCCGGGGAGGTGGCGCTGGTCTATTGCGACCTCGACGACTTCAAGTCCATCAACGACCGGCACGGTCACGCCGTCGGCGACACCGTGCTCTGCCTGGTCGCCGAGCGGCTGAGCGCCGTGGTCCGGCCCAGTGACCTCGTCGCGCGCCTCGGCGGCGATGAATTCGTCATCCTCATCACCGGCGGCATTCCCGAGGCGTCGGCCCTCGTCGAGCGCATCACCGAGCGGATGCGCTCGGTGTTCCCGATCGGAGACCTCACCCTCGCGCTCCGGGCCAGCATCGGCGTGGCCATCGGGGCGCACGGCGCGAGCGCGGAGGATCTGTTCGCGAGGGCGGACGCCGACATGTACCGGATGAAGCCGGGTGCCCCGCGGCGCGATCTTCGCGCGCGGGTGCGCCGTGCCGCCTTCGGTCGTCGATGACACCTCAGCTGGAGGATTCGGGGGACCACGGCCGGGCGGATGCTCGCGACGCGGATATGTTGCGAATATCAACAAACATCTTGTGCACGCATCCGCGGGCACCTATGCTTCAAAGCGACCCACTGTCGAAGCGTTTCGGCAGACGATAGGCACAGCAATTATCGAAGCGTTTCGATTCCGCTCGCGCTGGGGTCGTCATCGGCGACAGGAATCGGTGTCGCCACTACAAGGAGGTAGAACGTGAGATTAGGAAAGCGCGCCCTCGCTGTCGTCGCAATGACGGCGGCAGCGGCACTCTTGACCGGCTGTGCGAGCGGTTCAACCGGCGGGTCGACAACCGCAGCGAGCAGCGGGCCGGTTGACGGCACCGGCAAGACCCTGACGCTCTGGGACTTCGAGTCCGACACCAGCGCGATGGGAATCGCCTGGAACGAGGCGATCAAGGTCTTCGAAAAGGAGACCGGCGCGAAGGTGAAGTTCGAAGCGAAGAGCTTCGAGCAGATCCGTTCGACCGCGAGCCAGGTCCTCAACTCCGACCAGGCCCCCGACATCCTCGAGTACAACAAGGGCAACGCCACCGCCGGCCTGCTCGCAAGCCAGGGGCTGCTCAGCAACCTCGACGACTACGTCAGCCAGTACGGCTGGGACGCGAAGCTCGCCCCCTCCCTGCAGACCACCGCCAAGTATGACGAAAACGGCATCATGGGCTCCGGCTCCTGGTACGGCGTTCCGAACTACGGCGAATTCGTCGAGGCCTACTACAACAAGGACATGTTCGCGAAGTACAACGTCGCGATCCCGACCACGCAGGCCGAGTTCGAAGCCGCACTGAAGACCTTCAAGGACGCCGGGATCACCCCGCTGGCCGAGTCGGCAGCCGAGTACCCGCTCGGCCAGCTCTGGTACCAGCTCGCGCTGACCAAGGCAGACCGCAGCTTCGTCAACGACTACCAGCTCTACACCGGTGACGTTGACTGGCAGGGCAAGGAACTGACCTACGCGACCAACACCATCAAGGACTGGACCGACAAGGGTTACATCTCCAAGGACGCCACCGGGACCAAGGCAGAGGATGCCGGCACCGCGTTCATCGCTGGGACGAGCCCGATCTTCTTCTCCGGCAGCTGGTGGTACAACCGCTTCACGACAGAGATCAAGGGCTTCGATTTCGGCACCTTCCTCTACCCCGGCGCCACGATGTCTCCCGGATCCAGCGGAAACATGTGGGTCGTCCCCGAGAAGGCCAAGAACAAGGACCTCGCCGCCGCATTCATCGACATCACGATGCGCCCGGAGATCCAGGCACTGATCGGCAACAACGGTGGCGTCCCCGTCGCCGCGAACGCCTCGGACATCACGGACCCGAAGAGCCAGGAACTGATCGCCAACTTCAACACGCTCACCGCGCGCGACGGCATCGGCTTCTACCCCGACTGGCCCACCCCGACCTTCTACGACCAGCTGAACGCCGGCTTGCAGGAGCTCATGAACGGCACCAAGTCGTCCAAGGACGTCCTGACCGAACTCGGCACCGAATACAACGACGGCATCAAGGACATCAAGAAGTAGTCCGCCGCGGGTCGCGCCTCCCCGGCGCGACCCGCACCCCCCTCTTCCTGCCGCGCAGGCACGGCGTCGTGGCTGCGCGGCAGACCCCTGAACTGAAGAAAGGCAAGGCGATGGTCATGACAGCCCCGCTGGCCACTGAGACAACCGAATCGCACCCGCGCCGGGCGGGCAAGCCTGCGGGCAAGCGCGTTCGCCGCGCACCTGTGCAGAGCCTCATCCCCGGCGCGGGCGGCAAGGGTTTCTGGCTCTACCTGGTGCCGGGCCTGCTCCTGCTCACCATCATCGTCCTGGTTCCGCTGGGCTGGAACTTCTTCCTGACCTTCACCAAGTACCGCGGTATCAAGCCTCCGGTCTGGATCGGCCTGGACAACTGGACCAAGCTCTTCGGCGACGACGTGTTCTGGACCTCGTTCGGGAACTCGATCGCCATGATCGTGGCCATGGTCGTCGTACCGACCCTGCTCGGCCTCGTTCTCGCGGCCATGCTCTTCGACCTCGTCGGCAAAAAATTCGGCGGCAAGTTCGCCAGCTTCCTCCGTGCCACCTACTACCTCCCGCAGATCCTGCCGACCGTGATCGCGGCGATCGTGATCGGCTGGATCCTCCGCCCGGAGAACGGCGCGCTCAACCAGGTGCTCGGCGCCATCGGACTCAGCGGCCTCGAACACAACTGGCTCGGCAGCCCGGACACCGCGATGGCCTGCGTCATGGTCATCATGATCTGGGTCCAGCTCGGCTACCCGATCGTGATATTCATGGCCGCCCTCCAGCGCGTCGACCCGGAGCTCTACGAGGCTGCGGAGCTCGACGGCGCCAACTGGTT
This genomic window contains:
- a CDS encoding diguanylate cyclase; this translates as MDDYEALVAERDLLRTAIDRVPALIGHWNNDLRCDLANTAYGMLLGGDAAAMRGRHISEVLGSELYATNFPMVRGALDGIPQHFDRTLVDAGGVTRHLQVDYQPDIAGGFFVQVADVSERMAAQQRLGEVLEFQNAVLETTPDLITVFDLDGEKLLWASKSLSETYGYSVEGLSDPAERDRAVPNEDRGIYRDAQERVRLALDHEVVHCRHRMVTADGRSLWVERGLTPFKRNAEGRVTQYLSVSRDITGLVHAERQLDRAANHDDLTGLANRRQFISALEEAVGREPGEVALVYCDLDDFKSINDRHGHAVGDTVLCLVAERLSAVVRPSDLVARLGGDEFVILITGGIPEASALVERITERMRSVFPIGDLTLALRASIGVAIGAHGASAEDLFARADADMYRMKPGAPRRDLRARVRRAAFGRR
- a CDS encoding LacI family DNA-binding transcriptional regulator; amino-acid sequence: MSIVEEGRESPDRVTLSVIAALAAVSLSTASKVLNGRGDVAPATRTRVEELLSRNGYSRRGDAAASAPLLELVFHELESVWAIEIIRGVERVARANGLSIVLTESGDRHAPSVEWIDGVIARNPVGVILVFSDLSGEQKQKLATRGIPFVVVDPAGEPTPDVPSIGSANWFGGLAATRHLIDLGHTRIGMIGGPVDMLCSIARIGGYRAALEAAGIAYDSSLVLDGDFHPEGARVRAVELLDRPDRPTAIFAGSDLQAMGVYEAARALGLRIPADLSVVGYDDLPLARWVGPPLTTIRQPLTEMAEAAANLAVSMRHSPGGTVQRMDLATSLVTRQSTAPLA
- a CDS encoding sugar ABC transporter permease, producing MTAPLATETTESHPRRAGKPAGKRVRRAPVQSLIPGAGGKGFWLYLVPGLLLLTIIVLVPLGWNFFLTFTKYRGIKPPVWIGLDNWTKLFGDDVFWTSFGNSIAMIVAMVVVPTLLGLVLAAMLFDLVGKKFGGKFASFLRATYYLPQILPTVIAAIVIGWILRPENGALNQVLGAIGLSGLEHNWLGSPDTAMACVMVIMIWVQLGYPIVIFMAALQRVDPELYEAAELDGANWFQRFRAITVGIIRPEIFVVTLTCTIAALKVFGPIYALTRGGPGTSTMVPSYYSYSEFFQNQQVGYGATIATALTVVVAIVAIIFITFQTRLERQDEER
- a CDS encoding LacI family DNA-binding transcriptional regulator produces the protein MASIHDVARVAGVSISTVSYALSGKRSIAASTRLRVLDAVESLGYRPNAGARMLAGTRTNIFALTAPFHADTYAPAHMAFVLAVAQAAREHDYDVLLLTQDEATSGLRRVASSSLVDGIIVLDVAGDDDRVAVIRELGVPATFIGIPRDAAGLVCVDLDFEAAAALAVEKLVAAGHRSIGLIGHSPGVYARGSNFPPRFRDGFFAAAAAHGVETAFVMPERDGPSVRIALDALFAERPETTALVLHAEESMHTAVLDVLRERGLRVPRDLSVLAACASFETDHFEPPLDTIPLVAADSCWRAVTLAIEQVSGPIEPRIELVPPRFYERGSIAPPPDRPRASPRS
- a CDS encoding extracellular solute-binding protein is translated as MSNTSRWLKRAVAASAVIALGVTLSACSGTSGSTANSNRPENVIHVAVYGDAGNTVEQAMVDKFNATSKVQVILDRIPGANYQQKLQTIISTDAAPDVFFNWGGGSIQPFVKADLLLPLTDMIKSDPALESSFLPSVFNAAAIDGVPYGIPMRGTQPVILFNNKQVLTDAGIEAPKTWDDLLADVKVLSAKGITPIALGGADQWPTLMWFEYLFDRVAGPDLLTKAIGGDTTVWDSADGKAALTKLKALIDAGAFGTNFDSVSFVDGGSPALLRTGKAAFELMGSWEYSTQQTADKAWTEANLGYTGFPSIADGKGDGADLVGNTNNYYSVIKATRYPDTARDFLKLMYSDEFVQAQLGIGNLPTTTTTEKFLDQAADPAYATFQFNLVKDAPAFQLSWDQAYPQSASADMKTAVSQFFTGKLDVAGFISAMQAL
- a CDS encoding extracellular solute-binding protein — encoded protein: MRLGKRALAVVAMTAAAALLTGCASGSTGGSTTAASSGPVDGTGKTLTLWDFESDTSAMGIAWNEAIKVFEKETGAKVKFEAKSFEQIRSTASQVLNSDQAPDILEYNKGNATAGLLASQGLLSNLDDYVSQYGWDAKLAPSLQTTAKYDENGIMGSGSWYGVPNYGEFVEAYYNKDMFAKYNVAIPTTQAEFEAALKTFKDAGITPLAESAAEYPLGQLWYQLALTKADRSFVNDYQLYTGDVDWQGKELTYATNTIKDWTDKGYISKDATGTKAEDAGTAFIAGTSPIFFSGSWWYNRFTTEIKGFDFGTFLYPGATMSPGSSGNMWVVPEKAKNKDLAAAFIDITMRPEIQALIGNNGGVPVAANASDITDPKSQELIANFNTLTARDGIGFYPDWPTPTFYDQLNAGLQELMNGTKSSKDVLTELGTEYNDGIKDIKK
- a CDS encoding family 43 glycosylhydrolase, with the translated sequence MTVFANPVLPGMYPDPSVCRVGDTFYLANSSFEYFPGLPVHSSTDLVTWTPLGHAIDRTGQAGLLDLAGVPDSGGLYAPTLRHHDGLFFLACTVVGGAADASFFLTATDPAGPWSDPVFLESARGIDPTVFFHEGRVWWAGCRLVEPGAYPGQTEIWLRELDPVVGRLFGPEHILWNGAVAGAVWAEGPHLFAHDGWIYLLAAEGGTERNHAVSVARSRSVTGPYVGNPANPILSHRQLGATACVQNVGHADLVEAGDGSWWALALGVRSRAGGHVLGRETFLAPVAWESGWPVFNPGAGRLGERGSTPFTSADAPTPAELRDTFPPGPLAAHWLGVRGPVPGAHTSAAGLHFEPPAPQAPAGSTSAPRAVTRTPAAFLGYRLRHLDVRAGIRLVLPHPGATAGLALRQSEDFGLRLALAHAPAGWAATAIARAAGTDAVLGSVPIGPVPPGSVLGLTAELSAAGVEFAVTVAGQTRVVAHTDAAILTTERAGGFVGTLVGPFVSGETGHPVTVTGFDYVPTASATP